One part of the Anaerolineales bacterium genome encodes these proteins:
- the rpsJ gene encoding 30S ribosomal protein S10: protein MATTKQKIRIRLKAYDHRVIDQSAKRIVETAERTGARVVGPVPLPTKRELFTVRRSPFIDKDSHEHFEIRTHNRIIDVMEPDSKTIDMLMRLNLPAGVDIEIKI, encoded by the coding sequence ATGGCTACTACCAAGCAGAAAATTCGTATTCGTCTCAAGGCTTACGATCACCGCGTGATCGATCAGTCGGCCAAGCGCATCGTCGAGACGGCGGAGCGCACGGGCGCCCGCGTGGTGGGGCCGGTACCTCTGCCCACCAAGCGTGAGTTGTTCACCGTGCGCCGCTCGCCGTTCATCGACAAGGACTCGCACGAGCACTTTGAGATCCGCACGCACAACCGCATCATCGATGTGATGGAGCCCGACTCCAAGACCATTGATATGCTCATGCGCCTCAACCTGCCGGCCGGCGTGGACATTGAGATCAAGATCTAA